A stretch of the Schistocerca serialis cubense isolate TAMUIC-IGC-003099 chromosome 2, iqSchSeri2.2, whole genome shotgun sequence genome encodes the following:
- the LOC126456411 gene encoding cuticle protein 18.6-like, protein MECKLIVLSVVMAVAHAGYLGAPAVYAPGAPLAARAYAAPAYAAPLARAYAAPVARAYAPAVAAPAAVAAEYDPHPEYSFAYNVQDALTGDSKTQHESRSGDVVQGSYSLVEPDGSVRTVDYTADPVNGFNAVVHKEAGAHPAPAIAAPAYAAPIARAAYAAPIARAAYAAPALAYGGAYHG, encoded by the exons ATGGAGTGCAAG CTGATCGTTCTGTCCGTCGTGATGGCGGTGGCGCACGCCGGGTACCTGGGTGCTCCCGCAGTCTACGCCCCTGGCGCGCCGCTGGCTGCCCGGGCCTACGCCGCCCCTGCCTATGCCGCCCCCCTCGCCAGAGCCTACGCCGCCCCCGTCGCCAGGGCCTACGCCCCAGCAgtggccgcccccgccgccgtcgCTGCCGAGTACGACCCGCACCCCGAGTACAGCTTCGCATACAACGTGCAGGACGCCCTCACCGGTGACTCCAAGACCCAGCACGAGAGCCGCAGCGGAGACGTCGTCCAGGGCAGCTACAGCCTGGTCGAGCCCGACGGCTCCGTCCGCACCGTCGACTACACCGCCGACCCCGTCAACGGCTTCAACGCCGTCGTGCACAAGGAGGCCGGCGCCCACCCCGCACCTGCGATCGCCGCCCCCGCCTACGCCGCCCCCATCGCCAGGGCTGCCTACGCTGCCCCCATCGCTAGGGCTGCTTATGCTGCTCCTGCCCTCGCATATGGAGGTGCTTACCACGGCTAA